Proteins found in one Oribacterium sp. oral taxon 102 genomic segment:
- the xdhC gene encoding xanthine dehydrogenase subunit XdhC gives MLKIVHIRINGKDTELAVDDRESLLDTLRNRLGLTSVKKGCEVGECGACTVLVDGEAIDSCIYLTMWADGKSVLTTEGLKEENGELSYIQRAFVEEAAVQCGFCTPGLIMTAVEIVGTGKKYDREELRKLIAGHLCRCTGYVNILNAMERIVEETYKATH, from the coding sequence ATGCTGAAAATTGTTCATATCAGGATTAACGGAAAGGATACGGAGCTGGCGGTCGACGACAGGGAGTCTCTGCTCGATACGCTTCGGAACCGGCTGGGGCTGACCTCGGTGAAGAAGGGCTGCGAGGTGGGAGAGTGCGGCGCCTGCACTGTCCTCGTGGACGGAGAGGCGATCGACAGCTGCATTTATCTCACGATGTGGGCGGACGGCAAGAGCGTTCTGACGACAGAGGGCCTCAAGGAGGAGAACGGAGAGCTCTCCTATATACAGAGAGCATTTGTCGAGGAGGCGGCCGTGCAGTGCGGCTTCTGTACGCCGGGACTGATCATGACGGCGGTGGAGATCGTCGGTACAGGCAAGAAATATGACCGGGAGGAGCTCCGGAAGCTGATCGCGGGGCATCTCTGTCGCTGCACGGGCTATGTGAATATCCTGAACGCGATGGAGCGAATCGTGGAGGAGACCTATAAGGCGACGCACTAG
- the xdhB gene encoding xanthine dehydrogenase subunit XdhB, with protein sequence MFDLQSFYEAKDAKDAVRALVENPNAEIISGGTDVLIRMREGKDAGRGLVSIKNIEALKGVKMLSNGDILIGAGTAFTHITNDPIIEEHLPMLGEAVDQVGGPQIRNMGTIGGNVCNGATSADSAASVMALEAEVQLLGPDGERTVPIDEFYTGPGRTVRDRCEVCTGILVRRESYEGWFGKYFKYGKRRAMEIATLGCAVRLRLSGDRKTIEDVRLAYGVAAPTPIRCRRAEESLRGAAVGDDSAVERFAALALEEVKPRSSWRASKEFRIQLIGELAKRGVYEAERLAGVESGV encoded by the coding sequence ATGTTTGATTTACAATCCTTTTATGAGGCGAAGGACGCGAAGGATGCGGTGAGAGCGCTGGTGGAGAATCCGAACGCGGAGATCATCAGCGGCGGTACGGACGTTCTGATCCGGATGCGGGAGGGAAAGGATGCCGGTAGGGGGCTGGTCTCCATTAAGAATATCGAGGCGCTGAAGGGCGTGAAAATGCTTTCGAACGGAGATATCCTGATCGGCGCGGGCACGGCGTTTACGCACATTACCAATGACCCGATCATCGAGGAGCATCTCCCGATGCTGGGAGAGGCGGTCGATCAGGTGGGCGGCCCCCAGATCCGGAATATGGGGACGATTGGCGGAAATGTCTGCAACGGCGCGACCTCCGCGGATTCCGCGGCATCCGTCATGGCGCTGGAGGCAGAGGTACAGCTGCTGGGACCGGATGGGGAGAGGACGGTTCCGATCGACGAATTCTATACCGGACCCGGAAGAACCGTGCGCGATCGCTGCGAGGTCTGCACAGGGATTCTCGTTCGGAGAGAGAGCTATGAGGGCTGGTTCGGGAAGTATTTCAAATACGGCAAGCGCCGGGCGATGGAAATCGCGACGCTGGGCTGCGCGGTACGTCTCCGGCTTTCCGGAGACCGGAAGACCATAGAGGATGTGCGGCTCGCCTATGGCGTCGCTGCGCCGACGCCGATCCGCTGCCGGAGAGCGGAGGAGAGCCTCCGCGGGGCGGCGGTAGGAGACGACAGCGCAGTGGAGCGCTTTGCAGCGCTTGCACTGGAGGAGGTGAAGCCGAGAAGCTCCTGGAGAGCCTCGAAGGAGTTCCGTATCCAGCTGATCGGAGAGCTGGCGAAGAGAGGAGTCTACGAGGCGGAGCGGCTTGCCGGAGTGGAGAGCGGAGTCTGA
- a CDS encoding ABC transporter ATP-binding protein encodes MTVLEAENLIKDYRMGEVCVHALKGVSLQVRERELIVILGPSGSGKSTTMNILGGIEAPSSGSLRYGGEELDWHDPGKLTAYRRRHIGFVFQFYNLLPGLTALENIQLAGELSDAPLPAEQLLQEVGLSDRRDHFPSRLSGGEQQRIAIARALCKNPDLLLCDEPTGALDSRTGVQVLRLIHRFCRTYEKPVVLITHNAGIARMADRVFYFKDGRLERTAVNAHPVSPEGIEW; translated from the coding sequence ATGACGGTACTGGAGGCGGAGAATCTCATAAAGGATTACCGGATGGGAGAGGTCTGTGTGCATGCCCTGAAGGGGGTGAGCCTTCAGGTGCGGGAGAGGGAGCTGATCGTGATACTGGGACCGTCGGGCTCCGGGAAGAGCACCACGATGAACATACTGGGCGGGATAGAGGCGCCCAGCAGCGGCAGTCTCCGCTACGGCGGAGAGGAGCTGGACTGGCATGATCCGGGGAAGCTCACAGCGTATCGGCGGAGGCATATCGGTTTCGTCTTTCAGTTTTATAATCTGCTGCCGGGGCTGACGGCGCTGGAAAACATCCAGCTGGCGGGAGAGCTGTCCGACGCGCCGCTCCCTGCGGAGCAGCTTCTCCAAGAGGTGGGGCTTTCCGACCGGCGGGATCACTTTCCCAGCCGTCTGTCCGGCGGAGAGCAGCAGCGGATTGCCATTGCCCGGGCGCTGTGCAAGAATCCGGATCTGCTGCTCTGTGACGAGCCCACCGGCGCGTTGGATTCCCGTACCGGTGTACAGGTGCTGCGGCTGATTCACCGCTTTTGCAGGACGTATGAGAAGCCGGTGGTATTGATCACGCATAACGCGGGAATCGCCAGGATGGCGGATCGGGTTTTTTACTTCAAGGACGGCAGGCTGGAGAGAACAGCGGTAAATGCACACCCGGTTTCGCCGGAGGGAATCGAATGGTAG
- a CDS encoding ABC transporter permease, translating to MKYYRKSVFRMALRSRGSVMGAVLIIGLGIFVLVSMMDTLWNLRSQILRFYREQGMADVFAEVSAISDVELERIKEIPGIAEASGKIGRDIRIYGKGMEGIVTVHLLSFDDAETLNQPILSRAFVSDTDLFLGKRMEEAYHYASGTELRLLVGGESRTFYMAGTVVQPDYIYSVPPGGSMIPDGRVYDIAMIRRSRLEALTGTRSLNELGFRLRPGYRFSDVRMQLTAALKPYGLSLLSERAEQTSCHMVEGEFQELIATGTVVPLIFMGISVFMLYVVLEKLIRQERCRIGTMKAFGMTDGELLSGYLLEGLLIGLSGAVLGGLLAGGFGRYMFALYCDYFNLPDTQYHDYLYSRLFGIGIAVFTATLAVLAGIREILCITPAMAMRPKSPDRIRELRLPDWAERRLSFLSRLAIRSMGRNLLRSVLIILAAAFPFAMASVLFSFRGIVRNMLSDEFNRTEIYDLQLELDHCTSPITLRNTGRELRGVSRSEAVFQAPVLLEKGAVSEYSVLTGLNDGEALWRILDRDGHFHAPPQDGVILNRKTADKLHVERGDEIYATLPGHSVRSRAVRVTDIVQEPLGDGEYVALPAFPEVLGIPPVANKLLLKAEKGELSLLRRETEKASRLRFLVDMQRAEGSYSSMMGSMYIMMDAFALMAFAAGAILILNISAISLRERMNEIVTLRIMGATRGEISRMLLMELIALTLAGILLGIPGNWGLRRLLETVMISDSYDIRLPMDGGACMAALLFCLLMALYAWHRETHLLDSMQLTDALKERE from the coding sequence ATGAAGTATTACCGTAAGAGTGTGTTTCGGATGGCGCTCCGAAGCCGCGGCTCTGTAATGGGCGCCGTGCTGATCATCGGACTGGGAATCTTCGTGCTGGTCTCCATGATGGATACACTGTGGAATCTCCGCTCCCAGATCCTCCGCTTCTATCGGGAGCAGGGCATGGCGGATGTCTTCGCAGAGGTCTCCGCCATCAGCGACGTGGAGCTGGAAAGGATAAAGGAAATTCCAGGCATCGCGGAGGCATCCGGAAAGATCGGCAGGGATATCCGGATCTATGGGAAAGGCATGGAGGGGATCGTGACGGTGCATCTCCTGTCCTTCGACGATGCGGAGACACTGAACCAGCCGATACTGTCCCGGGCATTTGTATCGGATACGGATCTGTTTCTGGGAAAACGCATGGAGGAGGCGTACCACTACGCGTCCGGAACAGAGCTTCGGCTGCTCGTCGGAGGGGAAAGCAGGACATTTTATATGGCGGGAACGGTTGTGCAGCCGGATTACATCTACTCTGTGCCGCCCGGCGGCTCCATGATCCCGGATGGCAGGGTATATGATATTGCAATGATCCGGCGCAGCAGGCTGGAGGCGCTGACAGGGACACGCTCGCTGAATGAGCTGGGCTTCCGATTGCGTCCCGGTTATCGCTTCTCCGATGTCCGGATGCAGCTCACCGCTGCGCTGAAGCCCTATGGGCTGTCTTTGCTTTCGGAGCGTGCGGAGCAGACCAGCTGTCACATGGTAGAGGGAGAATTTCAGGAGCTGATCGCGACGGGGACTGTAGTGCCGCTCATCTTCATGGGGATATCCGTCTTTATGCTTTATGTGGTGCTGGAGAAGCTGATCCGACAGGAGCGGTGCAGGATCGGAACCATGAAGGCGTTTGGCATGACAGACGGGGAGCTTTTGTCGGGATATCTGCTGGAGGGGCTGCTGATCGGACTTTCCGGCGCGGTGCTTGGAGGTCTCCTCGCGGGCGGCTTCGGGCGCTATATGTTTGCCCTGTACTGCGATTATTTCAATCTGCCGGATACACAGTATCACGACTATCTGTATTCACGGCTTTTCGGCATCGGGATCGCCGTTTTCACGGCGACGCTGGCAGTTCTTGCGGGAATCCGGGAGATTCTCTGCATCACGCCCGCCATGGCGATGCGGCCGAAGAGTCCGGATCGGATCCGGGAGCTGCGGCTTCCGGACTGGGCAGAACGGAGGCTGTCTTTCCTGTCACGGCTTGCGATCCGGTCTATGGGACGGAACCTCCTCCGTTCTGTGCTCATCATCCTCGCGGCGGCGTTTCCCTTCGCTATGGCGTCGGTGCTGTTCTCTTTTCGGGGAATCGTGCGGAATATGCTCTCGGATGAATTTAACAGGACGGAGATTTATGATCTGCAGCTCGAGCTGGATCATTGCACCTCTCCGATCACGCTTCGGAATACCGGAAGAGAGCTGCGGGGCGTTTCCCGGTCGGAGGCGGTCTTTCAGGCGCCGGTGCTGCTGGAAAAGGGCGCGGTGTCCGAGTACAGTGTGCTGACAGGACTGAATGACGGAGAGGCGCTCTGGCGGATACTGGATCGGGACGGACATTTCCACGCTCCGCCGCAGGACGGCGTCATTCTGAATCGGAAAACTGCGGATAAGCTGCATGTGGAGAGAGGAGACGAGATCTATGCGACGCTGCCGGGGCACAGTGTACGGTCCCGTGCCGTAAGGGTGACGGACATCGTGCAGGAGCCGCTCGGAGACGGAGAATATGTTGCGCTTCCCGCCTTTCCGGAGGTGCTGGGAATCCCGCCTGTGGCGAACAAGCTTCTTCTGAAGGCGGAGAAGGGAGAACTCTCGCTGCTCAGGAGAGAGACGGAGAAGGCAAGCCGTCTCCGCTTCCTCGTGGATATGCAGAGGGCGGAGGGGAGCTATTCTTCCATGATGGGCTCCATGTATATTATGATGGATGCCTTCGCACTGATGGCTTTCGCGGCGGGCGCCATTCTGATCCTGAATATTTCTGCGATCAGCCTTCGGGAAAGGATGAATGAGATCGTGACACTTCGTATCATGGGGGCGACCCGCGGGGAGATCTCCCGTATGCTCCTCATGGAGCTGATCGCGCTGACGCTGGCGGGTATCCTGCTGGGCATCCCCGGGAACTGGGGGCTTCGGAGGCTCCTGGAGACGGTCATGATCTCGGACAGCTATGATATCCGGCTGCCGATGGATGGGGGCGCCTGCATGGCGGCGCTGCTGTTCTGCCTCCTGATGGCGCTGTATGCCTGGCATCGGGAGACGCATCTGCTGGACAGCATGCAGCTTACGGATGCATTGAAGGAACGGGAGTAG
- a CDS encoding HlyD family secretion protein has product MKERLQRCFRRAGRKGVSALAVLLLLLLVMGMHALRGRGVETAAVVRQDVRSCYTEEGVISFGEPYTIVSEVGGTVRELRKQENQRVEAGEVIAVIEDTEYSYRKRLLESQISGLEAQREKWELGQLMSEAPEEYLSGLEQEAGRLRAALEAERSAFTAAESLYQSGDIAKTEYERQRASFMAARSASEQADRRAEESRKALKRLETQGLSRAELNDAFYEADRGQLTAQEDSAKEQLSHTEEQIAKCQIRSDRAGTITSMPIADRSFVNVGEPILTIRPAGEAFGEAELLSSVAPSVHPGDPATLRLSLQGTDEVYQGVVSEVYDHAEKSVSSLGTDEYRVKVRVKIEEKDAEALSMRNGYGVSIEFLVYDGKNVLTVPASAVFREKEHCYVYCLRQGRAVQTEVRLLHEGTELAVIGEGLSEGTVVIREADAEGVTEQARVYSRG; this is encoded by the coding sequence ATGAAGGAAAGGCTGCAGAGATGCTTCCGGAGGGCAGGGAGAAAGGGCGTGTCGGCACTGGCAGTGCTGCTTCTGCTGCTTCTTGTCATGGGGATGCATGCGCTCCGGGGACGGGGCGTGGAGACGGCGGCGGTCGTCCGGCAGGATGTGAGGAGCTGCTATACGGAGGAGGGCGTCATCAGCTTCGGTGAGCCCTATACCATCGTTTCGGAGGTGGGCGGAACGGTTCGGGAGCTCCGAAAGCAGGAGAACCAGAGGGTAGAAGCCGGTGAAGTAATCGCGGTGATCGAGGATACGGAATACAGCTACCGGAAGCGGCTCCTGGAAAGTCAAATCAGCGGTCTCGAGGCGCAGCGGGAGAAATGGGAGCTGGGGCAGCTCATGTCGGAAGCGCCGGAGGAGTATTTGAGCGGGCTGGAGCAGGAGGCGGGCAGGCTTCGCGCGGCGCTGGAGGCGGAGCGGAGCGCCTTTACGGCAGCAGAGAGCCTGTATCAGAGCGGGGATATCGCCAAAACGGAATATGAGAGACAGAGGGCTTCCTTCATGGCAGCAAGGTCGGCGAGCGAGCAGGCGGATCGCAGGGCAGAGGAGAGCCGGAAGGCACTGAAACGGCTGGAGACACAGGGGCTTAGCCGGGCGGAGCTGAACGATGCTTTCTACGAGGCAGATCGGGGGCAGCTCACGGCGCAGGAGGATTCGGCGAAAGAGCAGCTCTCCCATACGGAGGAACAGATCGCGAAATGCCAGATCCGGAGCGACAGGGCAGGAACCATTACGTCCATGCCGATCGCGGATCGGTCTTTTGTTAATGTCGGGGAGCCGATTTTGACCATACGTCCGGCAGGGGAGGCATTTGGAGAGGCGGAGCTTCTGAGCTCCGTGGCACCCTCCGTGCATCCCGGTGACCCGGCGACGCTACGGCTCAGCCTGCAAGGGACGGACGAAGTTTATCAGGGCGTCGTGTCAGAGGTCTATGACCATGCGGAAAAGAGCGTCTCTTCTCTGGGGACGGATGAATACCGGGTAAAGGTGAGAGTGAAAATAGAGGAGAAGGATGCAGAGGCGCTCTCTATGAGAAACGGCTACGGAGTATCCATAGAGTTTCTGGTCTATGACGGGAAAAATGTGCTGACGGTACCTGCCTCCGCGGTGTTCCGGGAGAAGGAGCACTGCTATGTATACTGTCTGAGGCAGGGCAGAGCCGTACAGACAGAGGTGCGGCTGCTGCACGAGGGGACTGAGCTCGCCGTGATCGGAGAGGGGCTCTCGGAGGGAACCGTGGTGATCCGGGAGGCGGACGCGGAGGGCGTCACAGAGCAGGCGAGGGTGTACAGCAGGGGATAA
- the nrdD gene encoding anaerobic ribonucleoside-triphosphate reductase, translating to MEQEIIVKSNVIKRNGQEVKFDIEKIANAIRKANNEVKPIHQMNEYQVLGIADNVAKQVAHVGRAVNVEDIQDMVETAIMEMRGYEVAQKYVRYRFKREIARKANTTDEDILSLIDQANEELKQENSNKNPVINSTQRDYMAGEVSKDLTKRLLLPEDIVRAHEAGIIHFHDSDYYAQKEHNCDLINLEDMLQNGTVISETMIEKPHSFFTACNVTTQIVAQVASNQYGGQSFTLAHLAPFVAVSREKLRKQVISEREDCGESMDEAVISRIVEKRLLEEIKSGIQTIQYQLITLMTCNGQAPFVTMFMYLDEVPEGQVREDLALIIREVLIQRMQGVKNEKGVWITPAFPKLIYVLDEDNISEDSKYWSLTELAAKCTAKRLVPDYISAKKMKEYKNGDVYPCMGCRSFLTPDKVGLGENGAHKYYGRFNQGVVTINLVDAACSSYGDMEKFWEILEERLELCHRALRLRHERLLGTVSDVAPILWQHGALARLKKGERIDKLLFNNYSTISLGYAGLYEMCERMLGKSHTSEEGRKFGLRVMQKLNDKCEEWKAAENISYSVYGTPMESTTYKFAKALQKRFGIIPGVTDKNYITNSYHVHVMEKIDAFSKLKFEADFQKLSPGGAISYVEVPNMQNNIPAVLSVMKFIYNNIMYAELNTKSDYCACCGYDGEIKIIEDDYGKLIWECPNCGNRNQDKMSVARRTCGYIGTQFWNQGRTQEIKDRVLHL from the coding sequence ATGGAGCAGGAGATCATCGTAAAGAGCAACGTCATTAAGCGGAACGGGCAGGAGGTGAAGTTCGACATTGAGAAGATCGCGAATGCGATCCGCAAGGCGAACAATGAGGTGAAGCCGATTCATCAGATGAACGAGTATCAGGTTCTGGGGATTGCGGACAATGTGGCGAAGCAGGTCGCCCATGTAGGACGTGCGGTCAATGTCGAGGATATTCAGGACATGGTGGAGACGGCGATCATGGAGATGCGCGGCTATGAGGTGGCGCAGAAGTATGTGCGCTACCGCTTCAAGCGTGAGATCGCGAGGAAGGCGAATACGACGGACGAGGATATCCTCTCTCTGATCGATCAGGCGAATGAGGAGCTGAAGCAGGAGAACTCCAACAAGAACCCGGTCATTAACTCCACCCAGCGCGACTATATGGCGGGCGAGGTTTCAAAGGATCTGACGAAGCGACTGCTCCTGCCGGAGGATATCGTGCGGGCGCATGAGGCGGGGATCATCCATTTCCATGATTCCGACTATTACGCGCAGAAGGAGCACAACTGCGATCTCATCAATCTGGAGGACATGCTGCAGAACGGCACGGTGATCTCGGAGACGATGATTGAGAAGCCGCACAGCTTCTTCACCGCCTGCAATGTGACGACGCAGATCGTGGCGCAGGTTGCATCAAACCAGTACGGCGGGCAGTCCTTCACGCTGGCGCATCTCGCGCCGTTTGTCGCGGTTTCCCGGGAGAAGCTCCGGAAGCAGGTGATCTCGGAGAGGGAGGACTGCGGCGAGTCGATGGACGAGGCAGTGATCTCGCGTATCGTGGAGAAGCGGCTGCTGGAGGAGATCAAGAGCGGCATCCAGACCATTCAGTACCAGCTTATTACCCTGATGACCTGTAACGGGCAGGCGCCCTTTGTGACCATGTTTATGTATCTGGACGAGGTGCCGGAGGGACAGGTCAGGGAGGATCTTGCGCTGATTATCCGGGAGGTATTGATCCAGCGGATGCAGGGCGTGAAGAATGAAAAGGGCGTATGGATCACGCCCGCCTTTCCGAAGCTGATTTACGTGCTTGATGAGGACAATATCTCTGAGGACTCGAAATATTGGAGTTTGACGGAGCTTGCCGCGAAGTGTACCGCGAAGCGGCTGGTGCCGGACTACATATCCGCGAAGAAGATGAAGGAATATAAGAACGGAGATGTCTACCCCTGCATGGGCTGTCGCTCCTTCCTGACCCCCGACAAGGTCGGACTGGGTGAGAACGGCGCGCATAAGTATTACGGACGCTTCAATCAGGGCGTGGTAACCATCAACCTCGTAGATGCCGCCTGCTCCTCCTATGGCGACATGGAGAAGTTCTGGGAGATCCTGGAGGAGCGGCTGGAGCTCTGTCACAGAGCGCTCCGCCTCCGTCACGAGAGGCTGCTCGGCACGGTTTCCGATGTGGCGCCCATCCTCTGGCAGCACGGCGCGCTGGCGCGGCTCAAGAAGGGCGAGCGGATCGACAAGCTGCTTTTCAACAATTACAGCACGATCTCTCTGGGCTATGCAGGTCTCTATGAGATGTGCGAGCGGATGCTCGGAAAGTCTCATACCAGCGAGGAGGGACGCAAGTTCGGGCTCCGGGTAATGCAGAAGCTGAACGACAAGTGCGAGGAGTGGAAGGCAGCCGAGAATATCAGCTACTCGGTTTACGGCACGCCAATGGAGTCCACCACCTACAAGTTCGCGAAGGCGCTGCAGAAGCGCTTCGGCATCATTCCGGGCGTGACGGACAAGAACTACATCACGAACAGCTATCATGTGCACGTCATGGAGAAGATCGATGCTTTCTCGAAGCTCAAATTCGAGGCGGATTTCCAGAAGCTCTCTCCGGGCGGGGCAATCAGCTATGTCGAGGTGCCGAATATGCAGAACAATATCCCGGCGGTGCTCTCGGTCATGAAATTTATCTACAATAATATTATGTACGCGGAGCTGAACACGAAGTCGGATTACTGTGCCTGCTGCGGCTATGACGGCGAGATCAAAATCATCGAGGACGATTACGGCAAGCTGATTTGGGAGTGTCCGAACTGCGGCAATCGCAATCAGGACAAGATGTCCGTAGCGCGCAGGACCTGCGGTTATATCGGCACGCAGTTCTGGAATCAGGGCAGAACGCAGGAGATCAAGGATAGAGTGCTGCATCTGTAA
- the xdh gene encoding selenium-dependent xanthine dehydrogenase has product MTGNQEVFRFVVNGTERECTEDKPLLRYLRDDLKLKSVKDGCSEGACGTCTIIVDGRATRSCILTTRKAVGKTILTVEGLSREEKEAFVYSFGRAGSVQCGFCIPGMVMAGKALLDQNPNPTEEDIKKAIRGNICRCTGYKKIIEGIDLTARILRGELSVNSGYEEGTEGYHVGDSAFRVDAREKVLGSGEYVDDVEMEGMVYGGAVRTAYPRARILRIDTAAAESLPGVLAILKAEDVPRNKVGHIQQDWDVMIAEGDITRCIGDALCLVVAESPMILDAARKMVKVEYEVLEPVRCIAEARAENAPKIHENGNLCQQRHVTRGDAKKALAESKYTVTDSFSTPFTEHAFMEPECAIAYPYKDGVKVLTSDQGAYDTRKEIAYMMMWEPERIVVENKLIGGGFGGKEDVSCQHIAVLMALRVQRPVKVKFTRQESLNFHPKRHAMEGTFTLGCDENGIFQGLDCEINFDTGAYASLCGPVLERACTHSVGPYCYQNTDIRGFGYYTNNPPAGAFRGFGVCQSEFALEMLINRLAEKVGISPWEIRFRNAIEPGKVLPNGQIADPSTALKESLLALKEVYEQHPGHAGIACAMKNAGVGVGLPDKGRAKLLVSDGRLVLYAAASDIGQGCRTVFLQTLSTVTGLPLSLLRLGEGGTETSPDSGTTSGSRQTLITGEAVRGVGELFRKDLEENGGVLAALEGRDYFYEFFDPTDKLGADKPFPKSHVAYGYATNVVILDDEGRVTDVYAAHDAGKVVNPISIQGQIEGGVLMGMGYALTEDFPLKDCVPQAKLGTLGLLRANQIPNIHATYVERETQLPFAYGAKGVGEISSIPIAPAIAGAYYALDGRFRTKLPMDDTYYRKPKKA; this is encoded by the coding sequence ATGACAGGAAATCAGGAGGTATTCCGTTTCGTGGTGAACGGGACGGAGCGGGAATGTACAGAGGATAAGCCGCTGCTCCGCTATCTCAGGGACGATCTGAAGCTGAAGTCTGTGAAGGACGGATGCAGCGAGGGAGCCTGCGGCACCTGCACGATCATTGTCGACGGCAGAGCGACGCGCTCCTGTATCCTGACGACCAGAAAGGCGGTCGGCAAGACCATCCTTACGGTGGAGGGACTGAGCAGGGAGGAGAAGGAGGCGTTTGTATACAGCTTCGGGCGTGCCGGCTCCGTGCAGTGCGGCTTCTGCATTCCCGGCATGGTGATGGCAGGAAAGGCGCTGCTGGATCAGAATCCGAATCCGACGGAGGAGGATATCAAGAAGGCGATCCGCGGCAATATCTGCCGCTGTACCGGCTACAAGAAGATCATCGAGGGCATCGATCTCACGGCGAGGATCCTCCGCGGTGAGCTCTCTGTCAACAGCGGCTATGAGGAAGGGACGGAGGGCTATCATGTCGGCGATTCCGCCTTCCGCGTGGATGCCCGGGAGAAGGTGCTGGGCAGCGGCGAGTATGTCGACGATGTCGAGATGGAGGGCATGGTATACGGCGGTGCGGTGCGGACGGCATATCCGCGGGCACGGATCCTCAGGATCGATACGGCGGCGGCAGAGTCGCTTCCGGGCGTGCTGGCAATCCTGAAGGCAGAGGATGTACCGAGAAACAAGGTCGGGCATATTCAGCAGGACTGGGATGTCATGATTGCGGAGGGCGATATCACGAGATGCATTGGGGATGCGCTCTGTCTCGTCGTGGCGGAGAGTCCGATGATTCTGGACGCGGCGCGAAAGATGGTGAAGGTGGAGTACGAGGTGCTCGAGCCGGTGAGATGCATCGCGGAGGCGCGTGCGGAGAACGCGCCGAAGATCCACGAGAACGGCAATCTCTGCCAGCAGCGGCATGTCACGCGCGGCGACGCGAAGAAGGCGCTTGCCGAGTCGAAGTATACGGTGACGGACAGCTTCTCGACACCGTTCACGGAGCATGCGTTTATGGAGCCGGAGTGCGCGATCGCCTACCCGTACAAGGATGGGGTGAAGGTACTGACATCGGATCAGGGTGCCTATGATACCCGCAAGGAGATCGCCTACATGATGATGTGGGAGCCGGAGCGGATCGTCGTGGAAAATAAGCTGATCGGCGGCGGCTTCGGCGGGAAGGAGGACGTATCCTGCCAGCATATCGCCGTGCTGATGGCGCTGCGGGTACAGCGTCCGGTCAAGGTGAAATTCACGAGGCAGGAGTCTCTGAATTTCCATCCAAAGCGTCATGCCATGGAAGGAACCTTCACGCTGGGCTGCGATGAGAACGGGATTTTTCAGGGGCTGGACTGCGAGATCAATTTTGATACGGGAGCCTATGCTTCTCTTTGCGGACCGGTGCTGGAGCGTGCCTGTACGCATTCCGTAGGACCGTACTGCTATCAGAATACGGATATCCGCGGCTTCGGCTACTATACCAACAATCCTCCTGCCGGCGCGTTCCGCGGCTTCGGCGTCTGCCAGAGTGAGTTCGCACTGGAAATGCTGATCAACCGCCTCGCCGAGAAGGTCGGCATCAGCCCATGGGAAATCCGCTTCCGCAATGCGATCGAGCCGGGGAAGGTGCTTCCGAACGGACAGATCGCAGACCCCTCTACCGCGCTGAAGGAGTCGCTGCTTGCGCTGAAGGAGGTCTATGAGCAGCATCCGGGACATGCCGGCATCGCCTGTGCGATGAAGAACGCCGGCGTCGGCGTCGGGCTGCCGGACAAGGGGCGCGCGAAGCTGCTCGTTTCGGACGGCAGACTCGTGCTCTATGCTGCGGCATCGGATATCGGACAGGGGTGCAGGACAGTATTCCTGCAAACGCTGTCTACGGTGACGGGACTTCCGCTCTCCCTTCTTCGGCTCGGAGAGGGCGGTACGGAGACCTCGCCGGATTCCGGAACTACCTCCGGCTCCCGTCAGACGCTGATTACCGGCGAGGCGGTCAGGGGCGTCGGAGAGCTTTTCCGGAAGGATCTGGAGGAAAACGGCGGCGTGCTCGCAGCACTGGAGGGCAGGGACTACTTCTATGAGTTCTTCGATCCGACGGATAAGCTGGGGGCGGACAAGCCGTTCCCGAAGAGCCATGTCGCCTATGGCTATGCGACGAATGTCGTGATTCTCGACGACGAGGGCAGAGTGACCGACGTCTATGCCGCGCACGATGCCGGCAAGGTCGTGAACCCGATCTCGATTCAGGGACAGATCGAAGGCGGCGTGCTGATGGGGATGGGCTATGCTTTGACGGAGGACTTCCCGCTGAAGGACTGCGTGCCGCAGGCGAAGCTCGGAACGCTCGGGCTGCTCCGTGCGAACCAGATTCCGAACATTCACGCGACCTATGTGGAGCGCGAGACGCAGCTCCCCTTCGCCTATGGCGCGAAGGGTGTCGGAGAGATCTCCTCGATCCCGATCGCGCCCGCGATCGCCGGCGCATACTATGCACTGGACGGCAGGTTCCGGACGAAGCTGCCGATGGACGATACCTACTACCGTAAGCCGAAGAAGGCGTGA
- the citD gene encoding citrate lyase acyl carrier protein — translation MEIKKPAVAGTMESSDCQVTIEPGTNGIEFELNSVVAHQFGNQIRKVTLETLDRLGVRNARVSIVDKGALDCTIKARVEGAVFRSVEQFTNLPWGGVIR, via the coding sequence ATGGAAATTAAGAAACCTGCTGTAGCGGGCACGATGGAATCCAGTGACTGCCAGGTCACGATCGAGCCGGGGACGAACGGGATTGAGTTCGAGCTGAACAGCGTGGTGGCGCATCAGTTCGGGAACCAGATCAGAAAGGTGACGCTCGAGACACTGGACAGACTCGGCGTGCGGAATGCCAGAGTTTCCATCGTAGACAAGGGTGCGCTGGACTGCACGATCAAGGCGAGAGTCGAGGGCGCTGTATTCCGTTCTGTGGAGCAGTTTACCAATCTTCCGTGGGGAGGTGTGATTCGATGA